A single region of the Jatrophihabitans sp. GAS493 genome encodes:
- a CDS encoding glycosyltransferase codes for MQPLKIVGWAQNGAGQGYYRIAMPMWALGIAGHQTISIDRSTTGISPDIDVLVGQLVTDDARDAIWQEMATRADRNFAMIFEIDDDPWAINADNPAREYYTPERLRVLQRNLELSDAVTVSTPRLAEVVGQYNPNVYVLPNCVDASLIFMQRPPTRRLTVGWAGGSAHREDFASVSKELRQFFRRNAKVESHLIGGRFSGLIGRPLDRFTPWSATPEEFFPKIDFDIAIAPLAHNDFNRAKSDLKFVEYAALGIPTVATDFGPYADTIQHGVTGFLAKSQRDWGLYLQALVNDASLRSEIGANARKWAAGRTIHGNYGRWESVYAEVLTKLRNDGPGRTPATTSAEVFAK; via the coding sequence GTGCAGCCACTGAAGATCGTCGGTTGGGCGCAGAACGGCGCCGGGCAGGGGTACTACCGCATCGCCATGCCGATGTGGGCGCTCGGCATCGCCGGTCACCAGACCATCTCGATCGATCGCAGCACCACGGGCATCAGCCCAGACATCGACGTGCTGGTCGGCCAACTCGTCACTGACGATGCCCGCGACGCGATCTGGCAGGAGATGGCCACCCGCGCCGACCGCAACTTCGCGATGATCTTCGAGATCGACGACGATCCGTGGGCGATCAACGCCGACAATCCGGCCCGCGAGTATTACACACCCGAGCGTCTGCGCGTCCTGCAGCGCAATCTCGAACTATCCGACGCCGTCACCGTGAGCACCCCGCGGCTGGCCGAGGTCGTCGGTCAGTACAACCCCAACGTGTACGTCCTACCGAACTGCGTGGACGCGTCACTCATCTTCATGCAGCGCCCCCCAACCCGCCGGCTGACTGTCGGCTGGGCCGGTGGCAGCGCACACCGCGAGGACTTCGCCAGCGTCAGCAAGGAGCTGCGCCAATTCTTCCGGCGCAACGCCAAGGTCGAGTCACACCTCATCGGCGGCCGCTTCTCCGGTCTCATCGGCCGCCCGCTGGACCGGTTCACGCCCTGGTCGGCCACCCCCGAGGAGTTCTTCCCCAAGATCGACTTCGACATCGCGATCGCGCCGCTGGCCCACAACGACTTCAACCGGGCCAAGAGCGATCTGAAGTTCGTCGAGTACGCGGCGCTGGGAATCCCGACCGTCGCCACCGATTTCGGCCCCTACGCCGACACCATCCAGCACGGCGTCACCGGCTTCCTGGCCAAGAGCCAGCGCGATTGGGGCCTCTACCTCCAAGCCCTGGTCAACGATGCCTCGCTCCGCAGTGAAATCGGGGCAAACGCCCGTAAATGGGCAGCGGGTCGCACGATCCATGGCAACTACGGCCGCTGGGAGTCGGTCTACGCCGAGGTGCTGACCAAGCTCCGCAACGACGGCCCCGGCCGCACCCCGGCAACCACCTCCGCAGAGGTATTCGCGAAATAG